From the Deinococcus radiophilus genome, one window contains:
- the msrP gene encoding protein-methionine-sulfoxide reductase catalytic subunit MsrP — MTTRRDFLKYGAQLIGTAAAFGSGLTLLTRRQAPAGEEAGRSPERVAADQVARQTDELGDLVTPFALATSYNNFYELGWGKGDPAQNAALLRDYMAQSEPWTITFSGEVERPGTYDLADLLGWSDVQERIYRLRCVEAWSMVLPWQGLALGDVLRRVGYTSQAKYVQFTSVMAPDALPGQRSRTLDWPYVEGLRLDEALHPLTLLATGLHGETLPAQNGAPLRLVVPWKYGFKSAKSITQITLTREQPATTWSVAAPQEYGFYANVNPQVSHPRWSQATERRLDGTGGLLAERRETLMFNGYADEVAGLYSGQGLRRDY, encoded by the coding sequence ATGACCACCCGGCGCGACTTTCTGAAATACGGGGCGCAGTTGATCGGCACAGCGGCGGCGTTCGGCAGTGGTCTGACCCTGTTGACCCGCCGTCAGGCCCCGGCTGGGGAAGAGGCTGGCCGCAGCCCTGAGCGTGTGGCTGCCGATCAGGTTGCACGTCAGACCGATGAGCTGGGCGACTTGGTGACGCCGTTCGCACTGGCGACCAGTTACAACAACTTCTATGAACTGGGCTGGGGCAAGGGCGATCCAGCCCAGAATGCTGCCTTGCTCCGGGACTACATGGCCCAAAGCGAACCCTGGACCATAACTTTCAGCGGCGAGGTGGAGCGGCCCGGTACTTATGATCTGGCCGATCTGCTGGGCTGGAGCGACGTGCAAGAGCGCATTTACCGCCTGCGCTGCGTGGAAGCCTGGAGCATGGTCCTGCCCTGGCAGGGGCTGGCGCTGGGCGACGTACTGCGCCGCGTGGGCTACACTTCGCAGGCCAAGTATGTGCAGTTTACGAGTGTCATGGCACCGGACGCCCTGCCGGGCCAGCGCAGCCGCACGCTGGACTGGCCCTATGTGGAGGGTCTGCGGCTGGATGAGGCGCTGCATCCACTGACCCTCCTGGCCACCGGACTACATGGCGAGACTTTACCCGCTCAGAACGGCGCCCCGCTGCGGCTGGTGGTGCCGTGGAAGTACGGTTTTAAGTCGGCCAAGAGCATCACCCAGATCACCCTGACCCGTGAGCAGCCGGCCACCACCTGGAGCGTGGCCGCGCCGCAGGAGTACGGCTTTTATGCCAACGTGAACCCGCAAGTGAGCCACCCACGCTGGTCCCAGGCCACCGAGCGGCGCCTGGACGGCACCGGGGGCCTGCTGGCCGAGCGCCGCGAGACGTTGATGTTCAACGGGTACGCGGATGAGGTCGCCGGACTGTACTCCGGGCAGGGCCTGCGGAGGGACTACTAG
- a CDS encoding thiamine diphosphokinase, with amino-acid sequence MTHTSSAAKTAYLLVAGRLTLPADLCTFPPPDLVIAADGGARHAAGLGLNVDAWVGDFDSAQGDELDVARKVHPTAKDETDGELATQLALAQGCTRLVFVGAFGGRFDHAAALLLGAVRLAERGVDVWLTSGDEHARPLIPGRPLALALPTGTTLSVVAVSDLQGLSLDGVRWPLTGADVPLGSGWTLSNQSRGQVRAELEQGRALLVWHTLGD; translated from the coding sequence GTGACGCATACTTCCTCCGCTGCCAAAACTGCCTACCTACTTGTCGCTGGACGCCTCACCTTGCCTGCCGACCTCTGCACGTTCCCACCTCCCGACTTGGTCATTGCGGCAGACGGCGGGGCCAGGCACGCTGCTGGATTGGGCCTGAACGTGGACGCCTGGGTGGGTGACTTCGACTCGGCGCAGGGCGATGAGCTGGATGTGGCCCGTAAAGTCCACCCCACCGCCAAAGATGAAACCGACGGTGAGCTGGCAACCCAGCTGGCCCTGGCGCAGGGCTGCACCCGGCTGGTGTTCGTGGGTGCTTTCGGGGGGCGCTTTGACCACGCGGCGGCGCTGCTGCTGGGCGCGGTGCGGCTGGCCGAGCGGGGTGTGGACGTGTGGCTGACCTCCGGCGACGAACATGCCCGCCCGCTGATTCCAGGGCGTCCGCTGGCGCTGGCGCTGCCCACCGGAACCACCCTCAGCGTGGTAGCGGTCAGTGACCTTCAGGGCCTAAGTCTAGACGGGGTCCGCTGGCCGCTGACCGGCGCAGATGTGCCGCTGGGCAGCGGCTGGACGCTGAGCAACCAATCACGTGGACAGGTCCGCGCCGAGCTGGAACAAGGCCGGGCGCTGCTGGTCTGGCACACGCTGGGGGACTAG
- a CDS encoding MarR family winged helix-turn-helix transcriptional regulator: protein MNTLSPPMLFLMGLWDVWQSLTREGEQLLREHGLDLRSFIVLCYVGAGTAQPTALASALGVARYDISRTLKRLEEAGLLERFSDPGDARRSHLTLSSAGVTCQAKAEAALLGLVQSRLDRLQDTPGMPDSRSLGQALMFVAGSDTRASPDAALPPSLLHSH, encoded by the coding sequence ATGAACACTCTCAGTCCACCGATGCTGTTTCTGATGGGCCTGTGGGATGTCTGGCAGAGTTTGACCCGCGAGGGTGAGCAACTGCTGCGTGAACACGGACTGGATCTGCGCAGTTTTATTGTCCTGTGCTACGTGGGCGCAGGGACGGCTCAGCCCACCGCTCTTGCCAGCGCACTGGGAGTGGCGCGTTATGACATCAGCCGCACCCTTAAGCGCCTGGAAGAAGCTGGCCTGCTAGAGCGCTTCAGCGACCCGGGCGATGCCCGCCGATCACACCTCACGCTCAGCTCAGCTGGCGTCACCTGTCAGGCCAAAGCCGAAGCGGCACTGCTGGGCCTGGTGCAGTCACGACTGGACCGCCTACAAGACACCCCTGGAATGCCGGACAGCCGCAGCCTGGGCCAGGCGCTGATGTTCGTGGCTGGCTCAGACACCCGCGCCAGTCCTGACGCTGCCCTTCCTCCCTCTCTCCTCCACTCCCACTGA
- a CDS encoding NUDIX domain-containing protein translates to MYLIVWGILRDDRGRILLGRRSGARMADGLWNLPGGAAERDEDLTAAVSREVAEEVGIRVDPAAWTSLGVSQFDGTGAGGERVCGVSSFFMAQTWEGKPQPLEKTSEVGWFDPVALPPDCFSWLPRALQLHLMEGAKLTQQRGPMDEADGRRLCWTRLG, encoded by the coding sequence ATGTACCTGATCGTTTGGGGGATTTTGCGTGATGACAGAGGCCGGATTCTGCTGGGCCGCCGCAGCGGCGCACGCATGGCCGATGGCCTCTGGAACCTGCCTGGAGGCGCTGCTGAACGGGATGAAGACCTGACGGCTGCTGTCAGCCGCGAGGTCGCAGAAGAAGTGGGGATACGGGTGGACCCAGCCGCCTGGACTTCGTTGGGGGTCAGTCAGTTTGACGGAACTGGGGCTGGCGGTGAACGGGTCTGCGGCGTTTCATCGTTTTTCATGGCACAGACCTGGGAAGGCAAGCCCCAACCTCTGGAGAAGACCTCCGAGGTGGGATGGTTTGATCCGGTAGCTCTGCCGCCGGATTGTTTTTCTTGGCTTCCGCGTGCGTTACAGCTGCACCTGATGGAGGGCGCAAAGCTAACGCAGCAGCGTGGTCCGATGGATGAAGCGGATGGCCGGAGGCTGTGCTGGACGCGATTGGGATGA
- a CDS encoding S66 family peptidase has translation MDTPTFLRPRPLTSGSRVAALSLSSGFVTEVPHRYAAGVRQAAESLGWDIVPAPNAFRGPDYLYANPQARADDLHWALTNPEIDGMVSIIGGDDSIRLLPYLDLALIRAHPKVFLGYSDATVTLTQFLRAGVMAYHGPAVLTDLAENGGIHPYVAQSLRQAFGGQAYDLSPSPEWTEAGQDWEDEAAQSVRREFQPGDGWTWLQAGQAEGHLLGGCIEILDMLSGTPGELPLRLWRGAVMALETSNDVPKPAQVGYWLRNWAAKGVLQQLSGLLLARPRDYTPEMVEDLYSWVRRALKEADREDLPVVANVDFGHTSPQLTLPLGARVRLDSAAGRVTIWP, from the coding sequence ATGGACACACCCACCTTTCTCCGCCCCAGACCCCTGACTTCCGGCTCACGGGTGGCCGCGCTGAGCCTCAGCTCCGGCTTCGTGACCGAGGTGCCGCACCGCTACGCCGCCGGGGTGCGCCAGGCCGCCGAGTCGCTGGGCTGGGACATCGTGCCCGCGCCGAACGCCTTTCGGGGGCCGGACTACCTGTACGCCAACCCCCAGGCCCGCGCCGACGACCTGCACTGGGCGCTAACCAACCCTGAGATAGACGGGATGGTCAGCATCATCGGTGGGGACGATTCCATCCGGCTGCTGCCATACCTGGACCTGGCGCTGATCCGGGCGCATCCCAAGGTGTTTCTGGGCTACTCCGACGCCACTGTGACGCTGACCCAGTTTCTGCGGGCGGGCGTGATGGCCTATCACGGCCCCGCCGTGCTGACCGACCTGGCCGAGAACGGCGGCATTCACCCTTATGTCGCCCAGAGTTTGCGGCAGGCGTTCGGGGGGCAAGCCTATGACCTCTCCCCCTCCCCGGAGTGGACCGAGGCCGGGCAGGACTGGGAGGACGAGGCCGCCCAGAGCGTGCGCCGCGAGTTTCAGCCGGGGGACGGCTGGACCTGGCTGCAAGCGGGGCAGGCGGAAGGGCACCTGCTGGGCGGCTGCATAGAGATTCTGGACATGCTGAGCGGCACCCCGGGCGAGCTGCCACTCCGACTATGGCGCGGCGCGGTGATGGCGCTGGAAACCAGCAACGACGTGCCTAAGCCCGCGCAAGTAGGTTACTGGCTACGGAACTGGGCCGCCAAGGGCGTCTTGCAGCAGCTGAGCGGCCTGCTGCTGGCCCGCCCCCGCGACTACACGCCTGAAATGGTAGAAGACCTGTACAGCTGGGTACGCCGGGCCCTGAAAGAAGCGGACCGTGAAGACCTGCCGGTGGTGGCGAACGTGGACTTTGGGCACACCTCGCCGCAGCTCACGCTACCCCTGGGGGCGCGGGTGCGGCTGGACAGCGCTGCGGGGCGGGTGACGATCTGGCCGTAA
- a CDS encoding cytochrome c oxidase assembly protein: MTHSHLGHLPHTRHAPSAVAGGFDPIILLYLLVAAGALAYAALLWRHRALGRGWPLQRSFFFALGMGLVAYGLSPALMTAAHADLRVHMTQHLLIGMFAPLALVLGQPLTLLLRGLPLPLARRLTGALHAPPLRWLMHPLSALLLNVGGMYLLYLTPLYAAMLENGWLHLLIHFHVIAAGFLYTSVIAGVDPSPLRASFGWRLGTLLAGAALHAVLGKFMFAELYPRDTADSAEVIEAAARRMYYWGDLAEALLAGLLFWGWLKARDR; the protein is encoded by the coding sequence ATGACCCACAGCCACCTGGGCCACCTCCCCCACACCAGGCACGCGCCTTCCGCAGTAGCGGGCGGCTTTGACCCCATCATTTTGCTTTATCTGCTCGTCGCTGCCGGGGCGCTGGCCTACGCTGCGCTGCTGTGGCGTCATCGGGCCCTGGGCCGGGGCTGGCCCCTTCAGCGCAGCTTCTTTTTTGCGCTGGGCATGGGTCTGGTGGCCTATGGTCTCAGCCCGGCCCTGATGACCGCCGCACACGCTGACCTGCGGGTCCACATGACCCAGCACCTCCTGATCGGGATGTTCGCGCCGCTGGCGCTGGTGCTGGGCCAACCGCTGACCCTGCTGCTGCGCGGCCTGCCGCTGCCCCTGGCCCGCCGCCTGACGGGCGCGCTGCACGCCCCGCCACTGCGCTGGCTGATGCACCCCCTGAGTGCGCTGCTCCTGAATGTGGGGGGCATGTACCTGCTGTACCTGACGCCTCTGTACGCTGCCATGCTGGAAAACGGCTGGCTGCACCTGCTGATTCATTTCCATGTCATCGCGGCTGGCTTTCTCTATACGTCGGTGATCGCCGGGGTGGACCCTTCGCCTCTGCGGGCCTCCTTTGGCTGGCGGCTGGGTACGCTGCTGGCCGGAGCAGCGCTGCACGCTGTTCTGGGCAAATTCATGTTTGCAGAGTTATATCCCAGGGATACCGCCGACAGCGCAGAGGTGATCGAGGCGGCGGCCCGCCGGATGTACTACTGGGGCGACCTGGCCGAAGCCCTGCTGGCCGGGCTGCTGTTCTGGGGCTGGCTGAAGGCGCGTGACCGTTAG
- a CDS encoding ABC transporter permease, with product MTRSSAAGLLPSSLTGWLVALPSLVFLTLMLVLPLGRTLTEGGLQLGVWGQDYFQGRLAWTLWQAGLTAGLALLVGVPLAYLLSRYRLPGGDTLLRLLLLPFVTPVLVAALGLNALLGPRGWLSDWLPFSPSDGPLLILLGNLFFNLPVMIRLSYGGFSRISPSLIGAARTLGAGGWGAALRVGLPLALPGIAAGAILTFLYSALSFGLPLILGGARYATLEVEIYTLTAYQLRLGEASALIAGQLLLTLVATWVYVGLTAQGSGTPTRVRPRATGGPLWLGLALTAVVFTLCFVPLLAVVARSLLGSAGPTLAYWQAVLSDPATLHFVGNTVRFGLLALIGATLLGGLHALGAWLARARTLDLLSLLPLMVSPVSLAVGYLLAYPRLAATLPMLLAAYTLLAYPLVTRSVLPALRALPPRTLEAAHTLGAGSLAAHRTVTLPLTLPALRGGAALSLATVLGEFGATLVLTRPEWATLSVGLYQRLGRPGDTNLGEACALATILLLLAAGTFWLLDGGKGEVT from the coding sequence ATGACCCGGTCTTCTGCCGCTGGCCTTTTGCCCTCTAGTCTCACCGGCTGGCTGGTCGCCCTCCCCTCTCTGGTCTTTCTGACCCTGATGCTGGTGCTGCCGCTGGGCCGCACGCTCACCGAAGGTGGTCTGCAACTGGGGGTCTGGGGGCAGGACTACTTTCAGGGGAGGCTGGCTTGGACGCTCTGGCAAGCAGGCCTGACAGCGGGGCTGGCACTGTTGGTGGGTGTGCCGCTGGCCTATTTGCTCTCGCGTTACCGCCTACCGGGTGGGGACACCCTGCTGCGGCTGCTGCTCCTGCCGTTCGTGACTCCGGTGCTGGTGGCCGCGCTGGGGCTGAATGCGCTGCTGGGGCCAAGGGGCTGGCTGAGTGATTGGCTGCCCTTTTCACCGTCCGACGGCCCGCTCCTGATTCTGCTGGGCAACCTCTTTTTTAATCTGCCGGTGATGATCCGCCTGAGCTACGGCGGGTTTTCGCGCATCTCGCCCAGCCTGATCGGCGCGGCCCGCACGCTGGGAGCCGGGGGCTGGGGAGCAGCGCTGCGGGTGGGACTCCCGCTGGCACTACCGGGCATTGCGGCGGGGGCCATCCTGACCTTCCTCTATTCGGCACTCAGCTTCGGGCTGCCACTGATTCTGGGTGGGGCAAGGTACGCCACGCTGGAAGTGGAAATCTACACCCTGACCGCCTATCAGCTGCGGCTGGGCGAGGCCAGTGCGCTGATCGCCGGACAACTCCTGCTCACGCTGGTTGCCACCTGGGTGTATGTGGGCCTGACTGCACAGGGCAGCGGCACACCTACAAGGGTGCGGCCCAGGGCCACCGGCGGCCCGCTCTGGCTGGGACTGGCGCTGACGGCGGTGGTGTTCACGCTTTGCTTTGTGCCACTGCTGGCGGTGGTGGCCCGTAGCCTGCTCGGGTCAGCAGGTCCCACCCTGGCTTACTGGCAGGCGGTATTGAGCGATCCGGCCACGTTGCATTTCGTGGGCAATACCGTGCGTTTCGGGCTGCTGGCACTGATCGGGGCCACGCTGCTGGGCGGGCTGCACGCGCTGGGGGCCTGGCTGGCGCGTGCACGCACCCTGGACCTGCTCTCGCTGCTGCCGCTGATGGTGTCACCTGTGTCGCTGGCGGTGGGTTATCTGCTGGCCTATCCCCGGTTGGCTGCCACCCTGCCCATGCTGCTGGCAGCCTATACCCTGCTGGCCTATCCGCTGGTGACGCGCTCGGTGTTGCCGGCGCTGCGTGCCTTGCCCCCGCGCACGCTGGAAGCCGCCCACACGCTGGGGGCCGGGTCGCTGGCCGCCCACCGCACGGTCACGCTACCGCTGACGCTGCCCGCCCTACGCGGCGGCGCGGCGCTGTCGCTGGCCACCGTGCTGGGCGAGTTCGGGGCCACCCTGGTGCTGACCCGCCCGGAGTGGGCCACCCTGAGTGTGGGTCTATACCAGCGCCTGGGCCGTCCCGGTGACACCAACCTGGGCGAAGCCTGCGCCCTGGCGACCATCTTGCTGCTGCTGGCGGCGGGAACCTTCTGGCTGCTGGACGGCGGCAAAGGCGAGGTGACGTGA
- a CDS encoding DUF2726 domain-containing protein: MTPLVVGLLVGAVILLTILVRANSAGSVHQPAGKSSPVPDHLPVQAKRYFFARSERAFYERLLRVLPDGYVIFPNVRLNDLFLIKANGAERQATYARLRDKHIDFLIVRLPDYQPVLAIELDGATHNSERQQRRDAVKDAVFASGRLPLLRIDAAKAPSEAELSGLLATHLAPATAPAGSAGR, from the coding sequence ATGACACCTCTTGTCGTGGGTTTGCTGGTGGGTGCGGTCATCTTGCTGACGATCCTAGTGAGGGCCAACTCTGCTGGCTCCGTCCACCAGCCAGCCGGGAAATCATCCCCTGTACCTGATCACCTCCCCGTGCAGGCCAAGCGGTACTTTTTCGCCCGCTCGGAACGGGCCTTTTACGAGCGGCTGCTGCGGGTGCTGCCGGACGGCTACGTCATTTTCCCCAATGTGCGCCTGAACGACCTGTTTCTGATCAAGGCGAACGGTGCTGAGCGGCAGGCTACCTACGCACGGCTGCGCGACAAGCACATAGATTTCCTGATCGTGCGCCTGCCTGACTATCAGCCGGTACTTGCCATAGAGCTGGACGGAGCCACCCACAACTCGGAGCGTCAGCAGCGCCGCGACGCCGTCAAAGACGCGGTGTTCGCTTCGGGCAGGCTGCCGCTCCTGAGGATAGATGCCGCAAAGGCCCCCAGCGAAGCCGAACTCTCAGGCCTGCTGGCGACCCACCTGGCCCCCGCTACAGCCCCAGCAGGCTCAGCGGGGCGGTGA
- a CDS encoding DUF2243 domain-containing protein: MTVSAPPLMTTRQLNRNAWIGFLLGVGLVAAIDEIGLHQLLAWHHFYDKSTPKIGLFSDGLFHAAQMIALIAGSFMMADMLRAQTFSGRMLAAGIVTGMGAFQLWDGTINHKVLEIHQIRYGVELLPYDLTWNAIALALLLTGVTLWRRGLADPSTQQA, translated from the coding sequence ATGACCGTTTCCGCTCCTCCTCTTATGACCACACGGCAGCTCAACCGAAATGCCTGGATCGGCTTCTTGTTGGGGGTGGGACTGGTGGCCGCCATAGACGAAATCGGGCTGCATCAGTTGCTGGCCTGGCATCACTTCTACGACAAGTCCACGCCCAAAATCGGCCTATTCAGTGACGGGCTTTTTCACGCCGCGCAGATGATCGCACTGATCGCTGGAAGTTTCATGATGGCCGATATGCTCAGGGCACAGACTTTTTCGGGGCGAATGCTGGCCGCCGGAATCGTGACCGGTATGGGAGCCTTTCAGCTGTGGGACGGAACCATCAACCATAAGGTGCTGGAAATCCACCAGATCCGCTATGGGGTGGAACTTCTTCCCTATGATCTGACCTGGAACGCCATTGCCCTCGCGCTGCTGCTGACTGGCGTGACCCTCTGGCGGCGCGGCCTGGCCGACCCGTCCACCCAGCAGGCATGA
- a CDS encoding protein-methionine-sulfoxide reductase heme-binding subunit MsrQ: protein MALDAGRGGLGANPLESLLLQTGLLALLLLILTLLCTPLRRWTGWTWPARIRRELGLLAFGYALAHLLVYLLDQGGLAGLPADIAERPFITVGALALALLVPLALTSTPASVRRLGFDRWTRLHQLVYPAAALGALHFYWGVKGDKAEPLLYGLALGMLLGWRWWRGRAER from the coding sequence ATGGCGCTGGACGCTGGGCGCGGCGGACTGGGGGCCAATCCGCTGGAAAGCCTGCTGCTGCAAACCGGGTTGCTGGCGCTGCTACTGCTGATCCTAACCCTGCTGTGTACCCCACTGCGGCGCTGGACCGGCTGGACCTGGCCGGCCCGTATTCGGCGTGAGCTGGGGCTACTGGCCTTCGGGTACGCGCTGGCGCACCTGTTGGTCTACTTACTGGACCAGGGCGGCCTTGCGGGCCTCCCCGCCGACATCGCTGAGCGGCCATTCATCACGGTAGGCGCGCTGGCACTGGCGTTGCTGGTGCCACTCGCGCTGACCAGCACCCCAGCCAGTGTGCGGCGGCTGGGCTTTGATCGCTGGACCCGGCTGCACCAGCTGGTCTACCCGGCGGCGGCGCTGGGGGCGCTGCACTTTTACTGGGGCGTCAAGGGCGACAAGGCGGAACCGCTGCTGTACGGGCTGGCGCTGGGCATGCTGCTGGGATGGCGCTGGTGGCGGGGGCGGGCCGAGCGCTGA
- a CDS encoding ABC transporter ATP-binding protein: MTSDPPPSALSLQHLTKRYGPTLAVQDFSLDINQGETLALLGPSGCGKSTVLRCVAGLEQPDTGRVLMHGRDVTGLPPEQRGVGMVFQDYALFPHLSVLGNVAFGPKMRRVPKEEAERQAHEALSLVELTGLEDRRPDQLSGGQQQRVALARALATGSDLLLLDEPLSNLDERLRGELRGELKDLLARSGAAALLVTHDQREALAVASRVAVMRAGQLVQVGRGEGLFAQPATAWVAQFLGHENIFVQPDSTALVVPEQALQLGQGNAYTVTTQTLTDSGQNITLAHPLGPLHLHLSPREMALVEGGTLRLRVDEGRVLRVREDRDGAGSQPQQAAGAP, translated from the coding sequence GTGACTTCTGACCCTCCCCCCTCCGCCCTCTCCTTGCAACACCTCACCAAGCGCTATGGGCCGACCCTAGCTGTGCAGGACTTCAGTCTGGACATAAATCAGGGCGAGACGCTGGCCTTGCTGGGGCCGTCGGGCTGCGGCAAAAGCACCGTGCTGCGCTGCGTAGCGGGTCTGGAACAGCCGGACACGGGCCGGGTGCTGATGCATGGACGCGACGTGACGGGGCTCCCTCCTGAACAGCGTGGGGTCGGCATGGTCTTTCAGGATTACGCACTGTTTCCGCATCTCAGTGTGCTGGGCAACGTGGCGTTTGGGCCGAAGATGCGCCGTGTCCCCAAGGAAGAGGCCGAGCGTCAGGCGCACGAAGCGCTGTCCCTGGTGGAACTCACCGGTCTGGAGGATCGCCGCCCCGATCAACTGAGTGGGGGACAGCAGCAACGGGTGGCCCTGGCCCGCGCTCTGGCCACGGGCAGTGACCTGCTGCTGCTGGACGAACCCCTCAGCAACCTTGATGAGCGGCTGCGCGGCGAACTGCGTGGAGAGCTGAAAGACCTGCTGGCCCGCAGCGGCGCGGCGGCATTGCTCGTCACGCACGACCAGCGTGAGGCCCTGGCAGTGGCGTCCCGCGTGGCGGTGATGCGGGCCGGTCAGTTGGTGCAGGTCGGGAGGGGTGAGGGACTGTTTGCCCAACCGGCGACCGCATGGGTCGCCCAGTTTCTGGGCCACGAAAACATCTTCGTGCAGCCGGACAGCACGGCGCTGGTGGTCCCCGAACAAGCCCTCCAGCTGGGTCAGGGCAACGCCTATACAGTCACCACCCAAACCCTCACCGACAGCGGCCAGAACATCACGCTGGCCCACCCACTTGGGCCGCTGCACCTGCATCTCAGCCCGCGCGAGATGGCGCTGGTTGAGGGCGGCACGCTGCGGCTGAGGGTAGATGAAGGGCGAGTGTTGCGAGTGAGAGAAGACCGGGACGGAGCCGGAAGTCAGCCACAGCAGGCGGCAGGAGCACCGTGA
- a CDS encoding thiamine ABC transporter substrate-binding protein, whose product MTKLLALGLLTLTACTAPAPESTDPATSETATPAESTPAETDTAGEQPSAELGGTLRVISHDSFTLSDGMLDQFQQETGVKVERIEAGDAGEMLNRLILTKQAPLADVVYGLDNSMLPRAQAEDLLTPYRSPALDSVPEEYRLDEDGLLNTVDYGVVALNYDRAAWDETGLPLPGTLDQLNDPEYASNLVIPSPATSSPGLAFLLATVNELGEEGAWAWWNEAETNGMKIVGGWSDAYYTEFTRAGGAYPLVLSYGSSPAAEVFFAEGYDPAKIPSESPTANLFIPGTTALQLEGVGILKGSENEAAARAFVDWMLSEKVQADIPTNMWVYPAVEGTKLDPVFALAEETDVAPFEAELTEDPQALIDAWVENVQRK is encoded by the coding sequence ATGACCAAACTTTTGGCCCTGGGTCTGCTGACCCTAACTGCCTGCACGGCTCCCGCACCTGAGAGCACTGACCCCGCAACGTCTGAAACGGCGACCCCCGCAGAAAGCACACCCGCTGAGACGGATACCGCCGGTGAACAGCCCAGCGCAGAACTGGGCGGCACCCTGCGTGTGATTAGCCATGACTCCTTCACGCTGAGTGACGGGATGCTGGACCAATTCCAGCAAGAAACCGGAGTCAAGGTAGAGAGAATTGAGGCGGGTGACGCGGGCGAGATGCTCAACCGCCTGATCCTGACCAAACAGGCCCCGTTGGCGGATGTGGTGTACGGCCTGGACAACTCCATGCTGCCGCGTGCGCAGGCCGAGGACCTGCTGACGCCTTACCGCAGCCCCGCGCTAGACAGCGTGCCGGAAGAGTACCGCCTGGACGAGGACGGCCTGCTGAATACGGTAGACTACGGCGTGGTAGCACTGAACTATGACCGCGCCGCCTGGGACGAAACTGGCCTGCCGCTGCCCGGCACGCTGGATCAGCTGAATGATCCCGAATACGCGTCCAACCTGGTGATTCCCTCCCCGGCCACGTCTTCGCCTGGCCTGGCCTTCCTGCTGGCCACCGTAAACGAACTGGGCGAGGAAGGTGCCTGGGCCTGGTGGAACGAGGCCGAAACGAACGGCATGAAGATCGTAGGTGGGTGGAGCGACGCCTATTACACCGAATTCACGCGGGCGGGCGGGGCCTATCCGTTGGTGCTGAGCTACGGGTCCAGCCCCGCTGCCGAGGTCTTTTTCGCTGAAGGCTACGATCCTGCCAAGATTCCCAGCGAGTCACCCACCGCCAACCTCTTCATCCCCGGCACCACGGCGCTGCAACTGGAGGGCGTGGGCATCCTGAAAGGCAGTGAGAATGAGGCTGCCGCCCGCGCTTTCGTGGACTGGATGCTGAGTGAAAAGGTGCAAGCAGATATTCCGACCAACATGTGGGTTTATCCGGCAGTTGAGGGCACCAAACTGGACCCGGTGTTCGCCCTGGCCGAGGAAACGGACGTCGCGCCCTTTGAGGCTGAACTGACCGAAGATCCCCAGGCCCTTATTGACGCCTGGGTGGAGAACGTACAGCGGAAATGA